A part of Thermus neutrinimicus genomic DNA contains:
- a CDS encoding 2Fe-2S iron-sulfur cluster-binding protein, translated as MRLRVNGQEVEAQEGTLLLEITDPPHLCYHPHTETRGICRLCLVEVDGRLLPACTTQAQEGMEVRTDTQELQTLRRTLLEWLALTTDLGQAPSLLALLKAHHGQPQRWGKLPLNRREREPIRDNPFFLRDYAKCVNCRLCVDACGDGIMGVYALALEGRGLMAHPTTPLDRPLPETPCVFCGNCLQVCPTGALRPLSAEV; from the coding sequence ATGCGGCTTAGGGTAAACGGACAAGAGGTGGAGGCCCAGGAAGGGACCCTCCTCCTGGAGATCACGGATCCTCCCCACCTCTGCTACCATCCCCACACGGAAACCCGGGGGATCTGCCGCCTTTGCCTGGTGGAGGTGGACGGCCGCCTCCTTCCCGCCTGCACCACCCAGGCCCAGGAGGGCATGGAGGTGCGCACCGACACCCAGGAACTCCAAACCCTCCGCCGAACCCTCCTGGAGTGGCTAGCCCTCACCACGGACCTGGGCCAGGCTCCTTCCCTCTTAGCGCTCCTGAAGGCCCATCACGGCCAACCCCAGCGCTGGGGCAAACTACCCCTCAACCGAAGGGAGCGGGAGCCCATCCGGGACAACCCCTTTTTCCTCAGGGACTACGCCAAGTGCGTGAACTGCCGTCTTTGTGTGGATGCCTGCGGGGACGGGATCATGGGGGTGTACGCCCTCGCCCTGGAGGGGAGGGGCCTCATGGCCCACCCCACCACCCCCCTGGACCGTCCCCTTCCCGAAACCCCTTGCGTCTTCTGCGGAAACTGCCTTCAGGTCTGCCCCACAGGGGCCCTCAGGCCCCTGAGCGCGGAGGTGTAG